In the genome of Methanophagales archaeon, the window TCTATTTCGAGCTCCATGCTTATGGTGAATCTTCATATCCCAGGCTTACGAACCCTGAACGTGAGAAGATAGAGGGTGTACCACCGTTCGTAGACCTTGATGACCCTACTCATAATCATATACTTCTGGGCTCCATCGCGCCAGTTTTGAGGAAACTATTCAGCACACGTGATTTCTGTCTGACAATCGAGCTTCCGAAGAGGAGAAGTGATGAAGACGAGGTTAGAGAAGAGGTACTGGTGATTTTACGTATCGGACTGCGGAGCGAGACAAGGACAGAGATGCTGACTCAACTGAGGAAGATGTACCCTGATGCGCTAAGGAGGGCAGAGGCACTATTTATGCAATACTATCACTCACGGCTTGAGCCATTTGAGCCATTTTAG includes:
- a CDS encoding DUF2119 family protein — protein: MKLYRFPGSGGSGGASKLFVGGLHGNEGLYTAPILETLASEAEAELESEVEVDSNDNNGDVIIVPSLTMSGRYIGVLSKEYYRSREGMILTGLIKRYKPSFYFELHAYGESSYPRLTNPEREKIEGVPPFVDLDDPTHNHILLGSIAPVLRKLFSTRDFCLTIELPKRRSDEDEVREEVLVILRIGLRSETRTEMLTQLRKMYPDALRRAEALFMQYYHSRLEPFEPF